In Vicia villosa cultivar HV-30 ecotype Madison, WI linkage group LG7, Vvil1.0, whole genome shotgun sequence, the DNA window ATAACATCTTGATCTTTAACTCTTTCTTGGCAGTATCCACTATCCACCATCAACTCATTATCATCAAAATAATAACTTCATTCATCTGTCATGTATATAGTAATAAAGTATAGTATTAAATAACtttgaacaaaaataatataatatagtaTTAATAACAAAAATGACACAAAAAAACAAAGGAATATTGATAAGTGATAatgaataatgataatgatactgataatgataataatgataatgaacCTGTTGGAATTCTGGAGTTGGAAGCAAGATCTAGCCAAGAATCTGTGTTCTTTGGTGTCCACTCACCAAAGAAATGATGAAGAGGTTTCTGAGTTGTCTCACTTTCTTTGTCCTTGTTTGTTGTTGGTCTTGTTGATTTGAAGTCTGTGCCTAAAACAAAAcagtgttgttcttgttgttgctgttgttgttgctgtCTTGGATTATCATCATTGATGTTCTGAAATTGTGAGCTTGCATATGATGATGACTTAAAGGAATtcagttgttgttgttgatatggatCATGATAACTCCTAGAAGAACCAGAAGCTTCTGGAAAGAAAGTTCTTTCATCCACAGTTCCATCTCTTATCCCTTGAACTTGCACATGCCTCCTTTATCATAAACAATCAATTATTacataaaaaacaaaaactaGTATTTTTTTAAGGTTTCTgtcacacaacaatatatattttAAGGTATCTGCAACAATATACCTATAGTCTTTTTCATCCTGAGAATAAGATCCAGAATCCAGAAAGAGGTGATGAGTAGTAGAACCATCATGATGAGGTTGAAACTCAGAATGATCAAGAGGTTTAGAGCCAGTGATAGATTGCTGAGAATAATTGAAGTAAGGGTTTTGGTAGGGTTGAGAAAAGtgttgttgatgttgatgttgaggttcatgaaaaggaaaagaagaaggtGAGGTTAAGGTGGAACTGTTGTTCAAGGAGAGGTTTCTGGTATTGGTTTGAgattgagattgaggttgaggTTGAGATTGAGATAGAGagattgtgtttgtgtttgttgatgttgttgatgatgaagaagacacAACTAGTTCCACAGGCTTTCTTGAACGGTTTCTACCTCTGTGCATGTGTCTTTCACAGTACTTAGAGTCTGGATATGCTTCCTTTGAACATCTCCATTTCTTGCCATCTGTTCTTCTGCACCTTCCTGGCTCTGGGTCTACTTTTCTGCCAAATCCCATTTCAAAACATCCCCACCCAACTGCACCATACACAGTTATCAcaacaaatatataataataataacaataacaataataatagtaatagtaacAATAACAGAaactttattatataaaaaacttACTTGGAGGATGTGGAAAGATTCTTGAAGATATAGAACTGTCCAAGCTTCTTTTGATGGAGAAGATAAGATCTGGAGGAATAGGTGTACCTGTAACCATGTATTTGAAAACAAGGGCTTGTTGTTCAAGCTCTTGCCAT includes these proteins:
- the LOC131618185 gene encoding growth-regulating factor 5-like isoform X1, whose translation is MMSSSASSRNRSPFTPNQWQELEQQALVFKYMVTGTPIPPDLIFSIKRSLDSSISSRIFPHPPIGWGCFEMGFGRKVDPEPGRCRRTDGKKWRCSKEAYPDSKYCERHMHRGRNRSRKPVELVVSSSSSTTSTNTNTISLSQSQPQPQSQSQTNTRNLSLNNSSTLTSPSSFPFHEPQHQHQQHFSQPYQNPYFNYSQQSITGSKPLDHSEFQPHHDGSTTHHLFLDSGSYSQDEKDYRRHVQVQGIRDGTVDERTFFPEASGSSRSYHDPYQQQQLNSFKSSSYASSQFQNINDDNPRQQQQQQQQEQHCFVLGTDFKSTRPTTNKDKESETTQKPLHHFFGEWTPKNTDSWLDLASNSRIPTDE
- the LOC131618185 gene encoding growth-regulating factor 5-like isoform X2 — translated: MMSSSASSRNRSPFTPNQWQELEQQALVFKYMVTGTPIPPDLIFSIKRSLDSSISSRIFPHPPIGWGCFEMGFGRKVDPEPGRCRRTDGKKWRCSKEAYPDSKYCERHMHRGRNRSRKPVELVVSSSSSTTSTNTNTISLSQSQPQPQSQSQTNTRNLSLNNSSTLTSPSSFPFHEPQHQHQQHFSQPYQNPYFNYSQQSITGSKPLDHSEFQPHHDGSTTHHLFLDSGSYSQDEKDYRHVQVQGIRDGTVDERTFFPEASGSSRSYHDPYQQQQLNSFKSSSYASSQFQNINDDNPRQQQQQQQQEQHCFVLGTDFKSTRPTTNKDKESETTQKPLHHFFGEWTPKNTDSWLDLASNSRIPTDE